TCGGCCAGCCGGTGGATGACGAACTCAAGGACCGCGAGGCCCTCATCGTCACCTTCTGGAACTCCTTCGAGGACCACGAGGCGTCCCATCGCAGCGAGACCTTCCAGCCCCTGTTCAGCAAGGTATTGGAGCTGTGCGAGAACGGTAACGAAGAGATCGCCTACGACATGCTGTGGTCGGGCAAGGCCTACAGCGCGGAGGAGGCGGCCGCGGCCCGCGAGGCCAAGGAGAAGTACGCCGCCTGATGCCGGTGGCACAGGCAGTTGACAGAGCGGGGCCCGCGGGCCCCGCTTTGCATTTCAGCCCTCGATACAGACCACCAGCCGCAACCGCGCCACGCTGCGCGCCAGTCCGGCGGGGTCGGTGGCTTCCACCGCCGCCGACACGTCCTTGTAGGCCCCGGGGCCTCCTCGGCAGACGGCCAAATCCCAGGGCGGGGCGGAATATGTCTGCTAGTCTCTTTCCTATGATATGGGTAATTCACCGGCAATGTCCGGCCGCCACCCGAGAGGACTTGCCATGAGCCGCCGTGGACTCATCATCGGCGGCGTCCTGGCCGTCGTGCTGCTGGCGGCCGCGGTCATAGGCTTGTGGCTGGCGGTGGATGCGGAACGTTACCGCGGTCGCCTGGTGGCGGCGGCGGAGCAGGCCGTCGGCCGGACGGTGACCATCGACGGCCCGCTGGAGTTCCGTATCCTTCCCTCTCCCCGCCTCGTCGTCAGGGGCGTGGGTCTGGCCAACACCGACTGGGGGTCGCGACCACAAATGCTGCGCATCGGACGCGTCGAGGCGGCGGTGGACCCCCTGGCCCTGATGGGCGGGCGAGTGGTGATCCGCTATCTCGATCTCGACGATACCGAGCTGCTGCTGGAGACATCGCCTCAGGGCCAGACCAACTGGCGCTTTCAGGGTGGTGGCCAGGAAGCAGGGCCGGCGGTGGCGCTGCAGGGCGACGTGACGGTGCGGGACTTCACCCTCATCTGGCGTGGCGCCGGCGGGCCCCTCGAGGTGATGGTCCGGCGCCTCGGGTTGACCGCCGCGGATCCCGGCGCCGCCCTGGAGCTGGACGGTGAAGCCGTCCTGCGGGGCGAGACCGTGAACTTTTCCGGCAGTCTCACGGATCTGGCGACCCTCACCGCCGGACGCGGGGTGGAACTGGACCTCGCCCTGGAGGCCCGCGACAGCGTGGTGGCGGTGGCCGGGCAGGTGGCGCGGCCGCTTGAGGCCGGCGGCCTCGAGCTGTCCCTGAAGGCCGCGGGGGAGGGCGTAGCCACCCTTTCGGCCCTCACGGATGCCGCCCTCCCAGCCATCGGTCCCTGGGAGGTGGAGGCGGAGGTCACGGATACCGACACCGGTCTGCGCCTCTCCGGCCTCCATGCCGGCCTGGCCGCTGGCTCCGTGACGGGCGAGATGGAACTCTCCGGCGGCGGCCCTCGCCCGCGCCTCAGCGGGCGCCTGCAGGCCACCGGGTTGCGTCTGCCCGGGCCGGCCGGGGCCGGCGCAGCGCCGGGGAAGCGGTTGTTCGGCACCGAGCCGCTGCCCCTCGGCCCCCTCGCCCGGGTCGACTTGGCCCTCGATATCACCGCAAAGGACCTCGGCGTCGCCAGCGTGATCCTCCGCCGGTTGGCGGGCACGGTGTCTCTGGAGGCCGCCAGGCTGCGCCTGGCCGGCGTGGAGCTGGAGCTGGCGGACAGCGCCTTCGCAGGTGAGCTGGAACTGGACGGCGATGCCGAGCCGCCGGCCCTGTCCCTGCGCCTCGTCTCCGAGGCGCTGGACATGGCGCGTCTGCAGGAACTCATCGCCGGGCACCATTGGTTGCGGGCCAAGGGCCGCATGGAGGTGGACGTGACCGCGCGCGGGCGCACGCCGGCGGCCTTGGCCGCCAGTCTGGACGGTACCGTGCGCCTGCTGGTGGAGCAGGGCGAGGCCAGTACCGAGGACATCGATGCCATGGTGGGCGGGCTCACCAGGCTGGTGGGGACGCTGGTGGCTGCCGACAAGGAGCGCGCCACCCTCAACTGTGCCGTAGCCGACTTCGAGGTGGAGCAGGGCGTGGCCACCGCCCGCGTGCTGCTCGCCGACACCGAGCATTCGACGGTCTATGGCGCGGGCACGGTGGACCTGGGCAAGGAGCGCCTCGACCTGCTGTTCACCCCCAAGCCCAAGGCCATCACCCTCAGCGTAGCGGT
Above is a window of Gammaproteobacteria bacterium DNA encoding:
- a CDS encoding ligand-binding protein SH3 → MSGLIADFPYNGVVTVNRVIIRPEYTVDDLQERVAELCENVKTYHSDTGFVGGFVALNRGQISNEGSTIGQPVDDELKDREALIVTFWNSFEDHEASHRSETFQPLFSKVLELCENGNEEIAYDMLWSGKAYSAEEAAAAREAKEKYAA
- a CDS encoding AsmA family protein: MSRRGLIIGGVLAVVLLAAAVIGLWLAVDAERYRGRLVAAAEQAVGRTVTIDGPLEFRILPSPRLVVRGVGLANTDWGSRPQMLRIGRVEAAVDPLALMGGRVVIRYLDLDDTELLLETSPQGQTNWRFQGGGQEAGPAVALQGDVTVRDFTLIWRGAGGPLEVMVRRLGLTAADPGAALELDGEAVLRGETVNFSGSLTDLATLTAGRGVELDLALEARDSVVAVAGQVARPLEAGGLELSLKAAGEGVATLSALTDAALPAIGPWEVEAEVTDTDTGLRLSGLHAGLAAGSVTGEMELSGGGPRPRLSGRLQATGLRLPGPAGAGAAPGKRLFGTEPLPLGPLARVDLALDITAKDLGVASVILRRLAGTVSLEAARLRLAGVELELADSAFAGELELDGDAEPPALSLRLVSEALDMARLQELIAGHHWLRAKGRMEVDVTARGRTPAALAASLDGTVRLLVEQGEASTEDIDAMVGGLTRLVGTLVAADKERATLNCAVADFEVEQGVATARVLLADTEHSTVYGAGTVDLGKERLDLLFTPKPKAITLSVAVPVEVAGPLMAPSYNLEEMAVTRKAVGILAALGIISFPPAALLGLAELGTGSGNPCLAIAREHGEKAESGTGKGGNALDALGEGLRGLFE